The following coding sequences lie in one Xylocopa sonorina isolate GNS202 chromosome 7, iyXylSono1_principal, whole genome shotgun sequence genomic window:
- the LOC143425658 gene encoding uncharacterized protein LOC143425658: MDVSFTNVLEGARQYFQGLPVPSTGGATATADHNLATSTSSASPTSSSHDHATPSSVASPSPAPPAPPAPPPLSLPSQSSAAGNNSAGVNGAGSNGQETSQYLGEVRPSSVDNAASSSSSFWSPSVEPYPPQPTRVEVPDTRPGDEGSSMDASSSSSSIITLTEMQPSSSRSSSASNFSQKQSATSLSSSANDFHHHGQPTTAIAPSSPHLHQMQPPQQPQSPGPVYQQLNPVSRTSFSTAEILASTHQSSYQTATDRQSQSSAPVVAQRTQYYPRYHHPDITKSAPVPFTQNSIYQSSSVAAATSTGNVQPTTRPTPVEQSNASSVSGQGHAQEQRVPPPPPPPSSYGNSNAGPAANAPTIYGAQSQQNYRVPQHQPQNRLGASSNPAMDRPPQERSHSSRVSSSPSCSPLNPCSPRHTGNLSHIPPSSSSSSSSSSSSLSSPSSSSYQNLPAHIPSSHLPSPAGAMMAPHHHAQQPQPQPQPPMQHQQQLSSRINNAPPHSIGPSSYANRMMVHGTSTASSSSNSNQMPPPPALAGYHPVASPHDVPHHATPSPHRQSPHVSTLHNPHASPHHTPSPHSSFQPHSPTYPPPPQPPPLPPPPATSTPHSYTHPITSQHYQPSTGGYTANPYGLPPSQSSYHSFQKSPQQTPPHSQPSYYQQSNRSQSQPYVQQMPMHPGTPQSICSGNGNTNGTAVGYQQSKPVTYNGADSKRNSMELSYGTYRSQQQTSVQRSGNTHNLPPIAALSSYHSNRRESASKAQSALRQRGGYAAAGNTGNTGKLSVVTPPTSSMPAPQRVSEYPVSLPAMNHAMPVNGRTTTVTNSSYSRYTAAQHTYPTYATTMAPSHQGSNSSSSTTVTSIGVAPSRATVPATTIHDYQTTDASRTGPSYHHQPVRSTEEYGYKEYPYQNSTASTVQSSVASSMATPPPQTNGVRKRESPLDLSVKTVKTSADSTAQDDIETIPTEKHVSSSTLISSRSNGSRTMLPPPVQPSAQPTPYPAYDNRLSSNNARTMPPSSGVRVSTPQTVCAPKVDFLPDFNSTPLRHHHGQPHENTLQRRSSTQQQQQQQQQQLYAPPPQSLSSQHPNNTASLPHMSTFKKSSLPTSQVYNSVTAPAPPPPAPSSSYLAANDSPASRSSRYPPQMVDPGRIGPAALPLQDYPSDPSKYYLDSRSKFSQPTTPQRDRATSKRFGEMIYGYGRPNKLPRLDTWIQQKLSTAKALYEQQKRQERNAPVPLPNGTLVAANAYEPRSDSGYSSSESARYQQAHCDKRSYAEPKGAHSSPAYGHPVIMKPLSVHSAPQTAGNVGQQPAYSSYRQSQKPTGSLPPPGATFGGQPAEPPSNTGADKRVLSLLRNSLENKQQREEQMNSQQPILANHSQQSFQNKVVAPVEPKTNIGRHNLSPFTAASLLERNSNTPPHYKFHVPRAVDSITQEAPRSLYGSRVNSSATLPGKEALQGPRGAENQIHRDKEDGLAAKIRTKAELKQVGTGQFSAKPTTIPSQDASSTPKELDSAASTSTPQSGSSAGSPPKLTREKVACLPPRRRLFSRTEEENMPVAATVPVPAPAPAIASSVPARASGFRSSSETSVFDFRESDSEGEMPVLERQTLEEMRRDRKQLSKVQPPVPLNDAMCMDMTSSTDLVKIELKENDKINEVDTFWSSTCDKFMEQLRTGDSIKKRGRKKKISCTITSKLEDTGNDSSKESDANTSQIKPEDIKQEIQDAGSPVDIKNESPETNKDEESAATKEIKVEVKTEPEASKDDEEKNSSDDSEEVPLIRRTSKKIKTDEHDSDCDEEIICRKRRVRRGSRIKLQSSSGSESSSEESDASTEFGHGSSVADRLRARKRCGNNSTEPEGMKLRSRDATPQKAKPERESKCSTSKTSSSQKGKPKPLFGDGSDFRPGWEEEVYVYKKSLRMPPRLITVSKPSRFHRLSTSLPDLDPGSPALSVSMDSSDVCLSRKKLVDSDVESNYSFSTTGIGIGSKIDDEEATSSTTISCPPKTMKHSKSEGSSIVDVLAQRVGTSKKEQKRKQKEKLEKAVSKTLQKGSNEPELLPTPSLAPLLDIPKLAKGKSPTKDSKTLKPIKVTDSFHLGYFRKETVNNFPGTFKNNHALPNKFSTLVLNSRTRMETRVLKKQATIREVFGEERPASAPPMQNHDDTSQDDDSQNETPENTLGKERTLKQKVVSRLKSVGILKIDKGILHPKHHLKRRKDLLKSLAEKKLQDLKTEAEEEPVQEETNDAQEAENNELDDETNESEVPNKKKLKLRTSRRKFRSGFDYIRKKKKPLKKDETLPKERKRQVLTRPSPECVADIQSEIRTWVIKKGVGETMLHRAARLGYTDVTAYCLEKLNNAPSPKDNAGYTPLHEACSKGHLEIAKLLLAYGANASESANGGIRPLHEAAENGAEELVRLLLSYGADPLLATYSGQTPLMLAKNTDAYPILEQHLNDIQGCASTPWSFGGPSSIFDPEETGYNPLDDPPLNNLEPELDEIEMEVSEVNLPVLFSLMNDPDKWVLLQDLMTALRIKSRDALLRQVNPRAYAGPPAIAHRDVMRELKLQDFLEQSRCCHLHSGGERINVRGSKVTLIKYNDKVRSLLNVEKVVISLR, from the exons ATGGATGTGAGCTTCACGAACGTATTAGAGGGGGCTCGCCAGTACTTCCAGGGACTGCCCGTACCGAGTACAGGTGGTGCGACCGCGACAGCGGATCACAACCTCGCTACATCAACGAGTTCCGCCTCGCCTACGTCGTCGTCGCACGACCATGCCACCCCCTCGTCCGTGGCATCACCGTCACCGGCGCCACCCGCACCGCCAGCACCACCGCCACTATCGTTACCGTCGCAATCGTCTGCGGCTGGCAACAATAGCGCCGGTGTCAACGGTGCCGGGAGTAACGGTCAAGAAACGAGCCAATACCTCGGCGAGGTCAGGCCATCGTCGGTGGACAACGCGGCTAGTAGCTCGAGCAGCTTCTGGAGTCCATCGGTCGAGCCTTATCCACCGCAACCGACCAGGGTCGAGGTCCCCGACACGAGGCCAGGCGACGAAGGCTCCTCCATGGACGCCAGTTCGTCGTCCTCGAGCATCATCACTTTAACCGAGATGCAACCATCCAGCAGTCGATCGTCGTCGGCGTCGAATTTCTCCCAGAAACAATCGGCCACCTCCCTCTCGTCCTCCGCGAACGATTTCCATCACCACGGCCAGCCGACGACGGCGATCGCGCCCAGTTCGCCGCACCTGCACCAGATGCAGCCACCTCAACAGCCGCAATCGCCCGGTCCGGTCTATCAACAGTTGAACCCCGTCTCGAGAACGTCGTTCTCCACCGCGGAAATACTCGCCTCGACGCATCAGTCGAGCTATCAAACTGCCACCGATCGACAATCCCAATCGAGCGCGCCGGTCGTGGCGCAGAGGACCCAGTACTATCCCCGGTACCATCATCCGGACATCACCAAGAGTGCCCCGGTCCCGTTCACTCAGAACTCGATCTATCAGTCGTCGAGCGTGGCGGCGGCGACCTCCACGGGCAACGTCCAGCCGACCACGAGGCCGACGCCGGTCGAACAGAGCAACGCGAGCTCCGTTTCCGGCCAGGGGCACGCTCAAGAGCAAAGGGTcccaccaccgccaccgccaccgagTTCCTACGGTAATAGTAACGCTGGCCCGGCAGCGAACGCCCCCACGATTTACGGTGCACAATCGCAGCAGAACTATCGCGTGCCGCAGCATCAACCGCAGAATCGATTAGGCGCGTCGAGCAATCCAGCGATGGACAGGCCGCCGCAAGAGAGATCGCACTCGTCGCGCGTCTCCTCCTCTCCGTCCTGTTCGCCGCTGAACCCGTGCAGCCCCCGTCACACCGGCAATCTGAGTCACATTCCtccgtcttcgtcgtcgtcgtcgtcgtcgtcgtcgtcgtcgttgtcttcGCCATCGTCGTCGTCCTATCAGAATCTTCCGGCGCACATTCCTTCGTCGCACTTGCCGTCGCCCGCCGGGGCCATGATGGCCCCGCATCATCACGCTCAACAGCCGCAGCCGCAGCCGCAACCTCCGATGCAGCatcagcaacagctttctagtcGAATAAACAACGCGCCCCCGCATTCGATCGGGCCGAGCTCGTACGCCAACCGAATGATGGTCCACGGAACGTCAACGGCCTCCTCGAGCTCGAACTCTAATCAGATGCCACCACCGCCGGCGCTCGCCGGTTATCATCCCGTCGCCTCGCCCCATGACGTTCCTCATCACGCCACCCCATCGCCGCACAGACAATCTCCTCACGTGTCCACCCTGCACAATCCTCACGCCTCGCCCCATCACACGCCGTCGCCGCACAGCAGCTTTCAGCCCCATTCACCGACTTATCCTCCGCCTCCGCAGCCACCGCCGCTCCCGCCACCCCCAGCGACCTCCACACCCCACTCGTACACCCATCCCATCACGTCCCAGCATTACCAGCCAAGCACAGGTGGTTACACCGCGAATCCGTACGGGCTGCCGCCCTCTCAGTCTTCGTATCATTCCTTCCAAAAGAGTCCCCAGCAGACGCCGCCGCATTCGCAGCCGAGCTACTATCAGCAATCGAATCGATCTCAGAGCCAACCGTACGTCCAGCAGATGCCGATGCATCCAGGCACCCCGCAATCGATCTGCTCCGGAAACGGAAACACCAACGGCACCGCGGTCGGTTATCAGCAGAGCAAACCGGTTACGTACAACGGGGCCGATTCGAAGAGGAACTCGATGGAGCTGTCCTACGGCACCTATCGATCCCAGCAGCAGACGTCCGTTCAGAGGAGCGGGAACACGCACAATCTTCCACCGATCGCCGCCCTGTCGTCCTATCATTCCAACAGGCGGGAGTCCGCGAGCAAAGCGCAATCGGCGCTACGGCAACGCGGCGGATACGCGGCCGCCGGAAACACCGGCAATACCGGCAAACTTTCGGTCGTAACGCCGCCCACTTCCTCGATGCCAGCGCCTCAAAGGGTCTCCGAGTATCCTGTCTCGTTGCCGGCCATGAATCACGCCATGCCGGTCAACGGAAGAACGACCACCGTGACCAACTCCTCTTACAGCAGATACACCGCAGCCCAGCACACTTATCCGACTTACGCGACGACCATGGCGCCCAGCCATCAGGGCAGCAACTCCTCCAGCAGCACCACCGTTACCTCGATCGGCGTCGCTCCGTCGAGAGCCACCGTTCCAGCCACCACGATACACGACTATCAGACGACGGACGCGAGTCGCACGGGACCCTCCTATCATCATCAGCCTGTGCGATCTACGGAGGAGTACGGGTACAAGGAGTACCCGTATCAGAACTCGACCGCGTCCACAGTTCAGTCCTCGGTTGCTTCGTCGATGGCGACACCTCCGCCGCAGACCAACGGCGTTCGCAAGAGAGAATCCCCTCTGGATTTGTCCGTGAAAACCGTGAAGACGTCCGCGGACTCGACCGCTCAGGACGACATCGAGACCATCCCGACGGAGAAACACGTCAGCAGTTCCACGCTGATCTCCTCGCGAAGCAACGGTTCTAGGACGATGCTACCACCCCCTGTGCAACCCTCCGCGCAGCCAACACCGTATCCCGCGTACGACAACCGATTGTCGAGCAACAACGCGAGAACCATGCCGCCCAGCAGCGGCGTCCGCGTCTCGACACCGCAAACTGTCTGCGCGCCCAAGGTTGACTTTCTGCCGGACTTCAACTCCACGCCTCTGCGCCATCACCACGGCCAACCGCACGAGAATACTCTTCAACGACGGAGTTCgacgcagcagcagcaacaacaacagcaacaacagctGTACGCGCCGCCCCCGCAGTCCCTTTCCTCGCAGCATCCTAATAATACCGCTTCACTGCCCCACATGTCCACGTTCAAGAAGTCTTCACTGCCCACGTCGCAGGTGTACAACTCGGTGACCGCGCCAGCGCCACCGCCACCAGCCCCGTCGTCCTCCTATCTGGCAGCCAACGACTCGCCAGCCTCCAGATCCTCCAGGTACCCACCGCAAATGGTGGACCCCGGCAGGATAGGCCCAGCCGCGTTGCCTCTGCAAGACTACCCGTCTGACCCGTCCAAGTACTACCTGGACAGCAGGAGCAAGTTCAGCCAGCCGACGACGCCGCAACGGGATCGCGCCACCTCGAAGAGGTTCGGAGAGATGATCTACGGCTACGGGAGACCAAACAAGCTGCCAAGGTTGGACACGTGGATCCAGCAGAAACTGTCGACCGCGAAAGCGTTGTACGAGCAACAGAAGAGGCAGGAGAGGAACGCGCCGGTCCCGCTGCCGAACGGGACGCTGGTCGCGGCGAACGCCTACGAGCCGAGGTCGGACAGCGGTTACTCCTCGTCCGAGTCGGCGAGGTATCAACAAGCGCACTGTGATAAGAGGAGCTACGCGGAGCCGAAAGGCGCTCATAGCTCGCCGGCGTACGGTCATCCGGTGATCATGAAACCGTTGAGCGTGCACTCCGCGCCGCAAACCGCCGGGAACGTTGGCCAGCAACCGGCGTACTCGAGCTACAGGCAGAGTCAGAAGCCGACAGGGTCGTTGCCGCCACCCGGGGCGACTTTTGGCGGGCAGCCTGCGGAACCGCCGAGCAACACCGGTGCTGACAAGCGAGTGCTCAGCTTGCTGAGGAACAGTCTGGAGAACAAGCAACAGAGGGAGGAACAGATGAACAGTCAGCAACCTATTTTGGCTAATCACAGTCAACAGAGCTTTCAGAATAAG GTTGTCGCACCGGTCGAGCCCAAAACGAACATAGGAAGGCACAACCTGTCACCGTTCACGGCAGCGAGCCTGCTGGAACGAAACAGCAACACGCCGCCCCATTACAAGTTCCATGTGCCGAGAGCGGTGGACTCGATCACTCAGGAGGCCCCCCGTAGCTTGTACGGCTCGAGAGTAAATTCATCCGCCACGCTACCAGGCAAGGAGGCACTCCAGGGACCGCGAGGAGCCGAGAATCAGATCCACCGTGACAAAGAGGACGGCCTCGCCGCGAAAATCAGAACCAAGGCGGAACTGAAACAG GTGGGAACCGGCCAATTCTCGGCGAAACCGACGACGATACCCTCCCAGGACGCGTCTTCTACTCCGAAAG AACTAGACAGCGCCGCATCGACCTCCACCCCGCAGTCCGGCTCGTCGGCTGGTAGCCCGCCTAAATTGACGCGCGAGAAGGTGGCCTGTCTGCCGCCGCGCAGACGGCTCTTCTCCAGAACGGAAGAGGAGAACATGCCGGTGGCCGCGACGGTTCCGGTCCCGGCGCCAGCGCCGGCGATCGCGTCCTCGGTGCCAGCCCGCGCCAGCGGCTTCCGCAGCTCCTCAGAGACGTCCGTGTTCGACTTCAGGGAGAGCGACTCCGAGGGCGAGATGCCTGTCCTCGAGCGGCAGACGCTCGAGGAGATGAGGCGGGACAGAAAGCAGCTGTCGAAGGTGCAGCCACCCGTACCCCTGAACGACGCGATGTGCATGGACATGACCTCATCGACGGACCTCGTCAAAATAGAACTGAAG GAGAACGACAAGATCAACGAGGTGGACACGTTCTGGTCGTCCACGTGCGACAAGTTCATGGAACAGCTGCGAACCGGCGATTCGATCAAGAAGCGCGGTCGCAAGAAGAAGATCAGTTGCACCATAACGTCGAAACTCGAGGACACCGGTAACGACAGCAGCAAAGAGTCCGACGCGAATACCTCGCAGATCAAACCGGAAGACATCAAGCAGGAGATACAGGACGCGGGCTCGCCTGTGGACATCAAGAACGAGTCCCCAGAAACGAACAAAGACGAGGAGAGCGCCGCGACGAAGGAGATCAAGGTGGAGGTGAAGACGGAACCGGAAGCGAGCAAGGACGACGAGGAGAAGAACTCGAGCGACGATTCGGAGGAGGTGCCGTTGATTCGACGGACGAGCAAGAAGATAAAGACGGACGAGCACGACAGCGACTGCGACGAGGAGATAATATGCAGGAAGAGAAGGGTTCGCAGGGGGAGCAGGATTAAACTGCAGTCGTCCAGCGGCAGCGAGTCCTCCAGCGAAGAGAGCGACGCTAGCACGGAGTTTGGCCACGGGTCGTCCGTGGCCGACAGGCTAAGAGCGAGGAAACGTTGCGGTAACAACAGCACGGAACCGGAAGGGATGAAGCTACGATCCAGAGACGCGACCCCGCAAAAAGCCAAGCCTGAGAGAGAGTCGAAGTGCTCGACTTCGAAGACTTCCTCGTCGCAGAAGGGCAAACCAAAGCCCCTCTTCGGAGATGGCAGCGATTTCAGGCCTGGCTGGGAGGAGGAAGTCTACGTGTACAAGAAATCGTTGAGGATGCCGCCGAGATTGATCACGGTGTCGAAACCGTCGAGGTTTCACAGGTTGTCAACCTCGTTACCAGACCTGGACCCAGGATCACCAGCcctgtccgtctccatggacAGTTCCGACGTCTGTCTCAGTAGAAAGAAATTGGTGGACAGCGACGTGGAGTCCAATTACAGTTTCAGCACCACCGGGATTGGGATTGGTAGTAAAATCGATGACGAGGAGGCCACCTCGTCCACGACGATCTCGTGCCCGCCGAAGACGATGAAGCACTCCAAGTCGGAGGGCAGCTCCATCGTCGACGTCCTGGCCCAGAGAGTGGGGACCAGCAAGAAGGAACAGAAGAGGAAACAGAAGGAGAAGCTGGAGAAAGCCGTGAGCAAGACCCTGCAGAAAGGCAGCAACGAACCGGAATTGCTTCCCACTCCCAGCCTGGCGCCACTTCTGGATATACCCAAGCTGGCGAAGGGTAAATCCCCGACGAAAGACAGCAAGACTCTGAAGCCTATCAAAGTGACCGACTCGTTCCACCTTGGTTACTTCCGCAAGGAGACGGTGAACAATTTCCCTGGCACGTTCAAGAACAACCACGCGCTTCCGAACAAGTTCTCCACGCTGGTGCTGAACAGCAGGACCAGAATGGAGACGCGGGTGTTGAAGAAGCAGGCGACGATCAGGGAAGTGTTTGGCGAGGAAAGGCCAGCTTCAGCGCCGCCGATGCAAAACCACGACGACACGTCGCAGGACGATGACTCGCAGAACGAGACACCGGAGAACACGTTAGGCAAAGAGAGGACTCTGAAGCAGAAGGTGGTGTCGCGATTGAAGAGCGTTGGGATCCTGAAGATCGACAAGGGGATCCTGCACCCGAAGCATCATCTGAAAAGGCGGAAAGATCTGCTGAAATCGTTGGCCGAGAAGAAGCTGCAGGACCTGAAAACGGAAGCGGAGGAGGAGCCGGTGCAGGAGGAGACGAACGACGCGCAGGAAGCGGAGAACAACGAACTGGACGACGAGACGAACGAGTCGGAAGTTCCTAATAAGAAGAAGCTCAAGCTGAGGACGAGTAGGCGAAAGTTTCGCTCTGGATTCGACTACATTCGCAAGAAGAAGAAACCATTGAAGAAGGACGAGACGTTGCCCAAGGAACGGAAGAGG CAAGTACTGACGAGGCCCAGTCCAGAGTGTGTCGCGGATATTCAATCGGAGATCAGAACATGGGTGATCAAGAAGGGCGTCGGCGAAACGATGTTGCATCGCGCTGCCAGGCTTGGTTACACG GACGTCACAGCGTACTGTTTGGAGAAACTGAACAACGCGCCGAGTCCCAAAGACAACGCTGGGTACACGCCGCTTCACGAAGCCTGCTCGAAGGGCCACCTCGAGATCGCGAAGCTGTTGCTCGCGTACGGAGCGAACGCCAGTGAAAGTGCCAACGGCGGGATAAG GCCACTTCACGAAGCGGCTGAGAATGGTGCTGAGGAACTCGTACGGCTGCTACTTTCTTACGGAGCGGATCCACTGTTGGCCACCTACTCCGGACAAACCCCGTTGATGCTAGCCAAGAACACTGACGCCTATCCGATCCTTGAACAACACCTGAACGATATCCAAGGCTGCGCGAGTACACCGTGGTCCTTTGGCGGCCCCTCCTCCATATTCG ATCCAGAAGAGACCGGTTACAACCCCCTGGACGACCCTCCGCTGAACAATCTCGAACCCGAATTGGACGAGATCGAGATGGAAGTGAGCGAAGTGAACCTTCCGGTTCTCTTCTCCCTGATGAACGACCCTGACAAGTGGGTGCTCCTCCAGGACCTGATGACGGCCCTTCGAATAAAGAGCAGGGACGCGTTGCTGCGCCAGGTGAATCCCAGAGCCTACGCTGGCCCGCCGGCGATCGCACATCGAGACGTGATGAGGGAGCTGAAGCTGCAGGACTTCCTCGAGCAGTCCCGTTGCTGCCACCTGCACAGCGGCGGCGAGCGCATCAATGTGAGAGGATCGAAGGTGACTCTGATCAAGTACAACGACAAAGTGAGGTCCCTGTTGAACGTCGAGAAGGTGGTGATCAGCCTGAGGTGA